A stretch of Dyella sp. BiH032 DNA encodes these proteins:
- a CDS encoding integrase family protein, which produces MTKTATRTSLTQRTIDSIKPTEKQIDYADSVVRGLALRVSPGGAMTWVLIKRLPDVGVRRIRLGRYVRGGEHSAAPYQPEDGFPSGNRALSLKHAREEATRVLALVNAGRSPAKERILAATKRAKEASRGTFRDLLQDYVAWRKEGTEKRAPASARQTDEWVRLIDRLDKLSPGMLDLKAGEIEPAHIVALLRPVFHSGIPRPAKGRGSKGRRSTGGAQGGADKLQTFLRAAFAYGLSSEHSVARRAVRTYGLVHNPVAPIPREAKSTPVTRVLSADELRQFWNTIGLAPNVGEVMARLLRFTIASGGQRTHQLAREPWASYDLENKVISLVDRKGRGGQPRVHLVPMTSRMVKILKELQPLTGKHAYPWSTNERTHIDIASPAGAVRYWLGSEHAMLYGRRIAPFTPRDLRRTCAQMMQAAGVPDISADRLQSHGITGVTGLHYRNAAALYLPEKLAALKAFDKALAKALRNSDATQ; this is translated from the coding sequence ATGACCAAAACAGCCACCCGCACAAGCCTCACACAACGCACTATCGATTCAATCAAGCCCACCGAAAAGCAGATCGACTATGCCGATAGCGTGGTCCGCGGACTGGCCTTGCGCGTATCGCCAGGCGGAGCGATGACTTGGGTGCTCATCAAGCGCCTGCCCGATGTTGGCGTGCGCCGCATTCGTTTGGGGCGCTACGTGCGCGGCGGCGAGCATTCCGCAGCTCCCTACCAGCCCGAGGACGGTTTCCCCTCCGGCAACCGGGCGTTGAGCCTGAAGCACGCACGCGAGGAAGCGACGCGTGTGCTGGCTCTCGTCAACGCTGGCCGGAGCCCGGCCAAGGAACGGATCCTGGCGGCCACCAAGCGAGCCAAGGAGGCTAGCCGCGGTACGTTCCGGGACCTCCTGCAGGACTATGTCGCCTGGCGTAAGGAAGGGACCGAGAAACGGGCGCCAGCCAGCGCCCGGCAGACCGATGAGTGGGTCAGGCTTATCGATCGCTTGGACAAGCTATCGCCAGGTATGCTCGACCTGAAAGCCGGCGAGATCGAACCGGCCCACATCGTTGCCCTGCTCCGCCCAGTGTTCCATTCGGGCATCCCCCGCCCGGCCAAGGGCAGAGGCAGCAAGGGGCGGCGGAGCACCGGAGGCGCCCAGGGTGGCGCCGACAAGCTGCAGACGTTCCTGCGCGCCGCTTTTGCCTACGGCCTGTCCTCTGAGCACTCCGTCGCCAGACGGGCAGTCCGCACGTATGGGCTTGTCCACAATCCGGTCGCGCCAATCCCTCGGGAAGCGAAGTCGACCCCAGTCACCCGGGTGCTTTCTGCGGACGAACTGCGGCAGTTCTGGAACACGATTGGGCTAGCGCCCAACGTAGGGGAAGTCATGGCCCGCCTGCTCCGCTTCACGATCGCCAGCGGCGGCCAACGTACCCATCAACTAGCCCGCGAGCCGTGGGCCTCGTACGACCTGGAGAACAAAGTCATTTCTCTTGTCGACAGGAAGGGCCGCGGCGGCCAACCCCGCGTGCATCTGGTCCCAATGACCAGCCGCATGGTGAAGATCCTCAAAGAGCTGCAGCCGTTGACGGGCAAACATGCCTACCCATGGTCTACCAATGAACGTACTCACATCGATATCGCGTCGCCCGCTGGCGCGGTGAGGTACTGGCTCGGGTCAGAACACGCGATGCTCTATGGGAGGCGGATTGCGCCGTTCACCCCGCGCGATCTGCGTCGCACCTGCGCACAAATGATGCAGGCGGCCGGCGTCCCTGACATCTCCGCGGACCGGCTGCAGAGCCATGGCATCACCGGCGTGACCGGACTGCATTACCGAAACGCGGCGGCGCTCTACCTGCCGGAGAAGCTGGCCGCGTTAAAGGCGTTCGACAAGGCGCTCGCAAAAGCGCTCCGCAACTCGGATGCGACCCAATGA
- a CDS encoding AlpA family phage regulatory protein produces the protein MTDSISQIEQSHDRVVPYSSLKTEYGVPYTRVHLLRLEKAGKFPKRFRVGGRKVAWFARELRAWLEERSASRTENGA, from the coding sequence ATGACCGATTCCATTTCCCAGATCGAGCAGTCTCACGACCGCGTCGTCCCCTATTCGTCGCTGAAAACCGAGTACGGGGTGCCCTACACCCGCGTGCACCTTCTTCGGCTAGAGAAAGCGGGCAAGTTTCCAAAACGGTTCCGAGTCGGTGGCCGGAAGGTGGCTTGGTTTGCGCGCGAGCTTCGCGCGTGGCTCGAAGAGCGCTCCGCTTCTCGCACGGAGAATGGGGCATGA
- a CDS encoding AAA family ATPase, with translation MSTPQELAAQGFNVFPLRPNSKLPAISNWQTRASRDAAQIERWLAAHPGANWGIATGRFGEGDALVVVDIDNKGGKSGDAALLGLELEGCEFPSTLESSTPSGGRHLIYRAPVPVKQGVDTLGPGLDIRSAGGFIVAPGSMIDGKSYSANEAETPTPAPQWLIDRCGAPRPKAVDRTPLPGIDPQRARARAIEYLAHQAPEAIEGAGGDATTFRVAAKLKDLGIVDPADACALMLEHWHDGCGWAPDDLAVKVNNAYLYGTNPAGSDAPEAQFQPVETPAAEAKARYTLETIDALLSKPIPPWLVRGILPKTGLGVIYGQPRSGKTFLVLDIAMAVAKGEPWAGKRVTQGNVLYIGLEGQVRTRIDAYKRHHGGDYSGFRAITGAGLSVLDSRDIKDLIDVLRTESFSPSLIVIDTLNRAMPAGDENSSVDMGAAIAQAGRLSRAFGCLVLYIHHASKDLTKGARGHSSLLGATDAELLVTAEASGARRLKITKAKDAEDGLEFGFNLSVVDLGPAPDAPDERITSCVVTDLASCAPARGGKTLNWTPDRTLVRNAFVTALASASGADFDAPAQCTTAQWRAAFFEQNPLGDDLRGAEAKAAAKVRQKKFERGKDWLVSERIVRQFEGKDLYEAPS, from the coding sequence ATGTCGACTCCCCAGGAACTGGCGGCCCAGGGCTTCAATGTCTTTCCATTGCGCCCCAACTCCAAACTGCCGGCCATATCGAACTGGCAGACGAGGGCCTCACGCGATGCCGCGCAAATTGAGCGCTGGCTTGCCGCACATCCAGGCGCCAACTGGGGCATTGCGACTGGCCGGTTTGGCGAGGGTGACGCGCTGGTTGTCGTAGACATCGACAATAAGGGCGGCAAGAGCGGCGACGCCGCGCTGCTGGGGCTCGAACTGGAGGGGTGCGAGTTTCCCTCCACTCTAGAAAGCAGCACGCCGTCGGGTGGTCGGCACCTGATCTACCGCGCTCCCGTGCCGGTCAAGCAAGGCGTGGACACGCTAGGCCCGGGGCTCGATATACGCAGTGCTGGCGGCTTCATCGTAGCCCCCGGCAGCATGATCGACGGCAAGTCGTATTCGGCCAACGAAGCCGAAACGCCTACGCCTGCGCCTCAATGGCTGATCGACCGGTGCGGCGCGCCACGTCCGAAGGCCGTCGACCGTACACCCCTGCCCGGCATTGACCCGCAGCGGGCGCGCGCTCGTGCGATCGAGTACCTCGCCCACCAGGCGCCGGAAGCCATCGAAGGCGCAGGTGGGGATGCCACCACTTTCCGTGTGGCAGCGAAACTGAAGGATCTGGGCATTGTCGATCCAGCGGACGCTTGCGCCCTGATGCTTGAGCATTGGCACGATGGGTGCGGCTGGGCGCCGGACGACCTCGCCGTAAAGGTCAATAATGCTTACCTATACGGCACCAACCCTGCTGGATCGGATGCACCAGAGGCCCAGTTTCAGCCTGTCGAGACACCAGCCGCAGAAGCCAAGGCCCGGTACACACTGGAGACCATCGACGCGCTCCTAAGCAAACCGATCCCACCATGGCTCGTGCGCGGCATTCTGCCCAAGACTGGTCTTGGGGTGATCTACGGCCAGCCACGCTCCGGCAAGACCTTCCTCGTGCTCGATATAGCCATGGCAGTGGCCAAGGGAGAGCCGTGGGCCGGGAAACGGGTTACGCAGGGGAACGTGCTCTACATCGGCCTGGAGGGCCAGGTACGCACTCGCATCGATGCTTACAAGCGGCACCACGGCGGTGACTATTCCGGCTTCCGCGCAATCACAGGCGCAGGGCTGAGCGTGCTCGACTCGCGGGACATCAAAGATCTAATAGACGTCCTTCGTACCGAGAGCTTCTCGCCGTCACTTATCGTGATCGACACGCTCAATCGCGCCATGCCAGCCGGCGACGAAAATTCATCCGTCGATATGGGCGCCGCGATCGCTCAAGCCGGCCGGCTATCGCGCGCCTTCGGGTGCCTTGTCCTCTATATACACCACGCGTCCAAGGACCTAACCAAGGGTGCACGCGGTCACTCATCGCTACTCGGCGCCACCGACGCGGAGCTGCTCGTTACCGCGGAAGCTTCGGGCGCCCGTCGACTGAAGATCACAAAGGCAAAGGATGCAGAGGATGGGCTGGAGTTCGGCTTTAACCTCTCCGTGGTGGATCTAGGCCCGGCGCCCGATGCTCCAGATGAGCGAATCACCTCGTGTGTCGTGACTGACCTCGCGTCTTGCGCACCCGCTCGCGGAGGTAAGACGCTCAACTGGACGCCCGATCGCACGCTCGTGCGCAACGCATTTGTTACCGCGCTAGCTTCGGCTAGCGGGGCGGACTTCGACGCGCCAGCCCAGTGCACCACGGCGCAATGGCGGGCCGCTTTCTTCGAGCAGAACCCGCTGGGCGATGATCTTCGCGGTGCCGAGGCAAAGGCTGCGGCAAAGGTGCGGCAAAAGAAGTTCGAGCGGGGGAAAGACTGGCTGGTATCGGAACGTATCGTGCGTCAGTTCGAGGGGAAGGATCTGTACGAAGCTCCATCTTGA